From a region of the Cyclopterus lumpus isolate fCycLum1 chromosome 5, fCycLum1.pri, whole genome shotgun sequence genome:
- the setd5 gene encoding LOW QUALITY PROTEIN: histone-lysine N-methyltransferase SETD5 (The sequence of the model RefSeq protein was modified relative to this genomic sequence to represent the inferred CDS: deleted 2 bases in 1 codon), translated as MLFFFQASQAASIYAPHDREPWATARRRPTSEWSVAVVGDPVIPLLASPPPPPPSHPILSLPFPPSPPPSSPSPTRRCAGRHEHSNPRWESPQPETSYSDMAAGSDPESVEASPAVNEKNYNNHSCGSAQSHGYRGLPYADHNYGARPPPPTPPASPLSQTIIPRMDLNGVVRSFSRYHDATGGQLGDSDSSSEEDGAVASWCHCSLTPDGLLIKCDNCSGLDRRKGAEGQHRKPENVSAGESSATESGDEEVSPSTISYTATQHTPTSIKLTVNRVKRSKSKKRKKSTEKARGTQKGKKVKAFREGSRKSMRMKNSTTEASVLDENTAEGWESRIRQWTDQYEEALANQYSADVQTLLQLHRAASTPISKAESNTSASPSTTQIHASVDTMDTINRTELACNNTVLGSQMQLQLGRVTRVQKHRKILRAAKNLEPDTLIIEYRGKVMLKQQFEGNGHFFKKPYPFVLFYSKFNDVEMCVDARTFGNDARFIRRSCTPNAEVRHMIAEGMIHLCIYAIGQITKDAEVTIGFDYEFNSCNYKVDCACHKGNQNCPVQKHNLSPRESLLSAPSLLPPSALAGAETRRRKARRRELESCLASDGNQTLNQHQEAKELQGTSDAEERLLDELNMEEGEEGEVDENGVAISSKRMCNNLERRRKRVGGAEVKEEGVESEDGAGNPAGNTPTPHNAGVGVSTRRSTYVMDPPSTEEKTSLPNLPAPIAPPKPARPTKPRPKSRISRYRSSSSQRARRQRQALAQQAAAAAAAAAAMAATLSSADQGACLDEEGSQGPYGSEHGHGESGLGGHLLDGDGHGLNCINRGNSRYPKTKKYLVTEWLNDKVPGGEKVHQEVPIERPLRITTDPTVLATTLNMLPGLSHTSLICTTPRHYVRFGSPFNPERRRPRPLQMDGTYGCYKKRWIKQVEDESCSASVEDGTESTSSQQSTSSRSTPNPLSSDLNAPFKKRRSKYASDTTAAPSDHLLRPLSPITPPLPEDSLHPSLHNPCGSLLPNGLVYSPMPSLPASRCNTPLQFENISSPEASPVHRPESISPEPCLQTDFEISRPQFPDLSLPSSLESPMALTSDDFCLPGGPSGHDSQGPSSVGTSSINPASCPSSDLASQHREQAFRTEFNLIYTCSPLNANLGNPVAMDRHLSQSEGGFSPAESFHSSISGQGPLGDAGPGSMSPYGEPHYGGGYPDSGTPPHTSNPPQKKKVSLLEVPQEGSRAAAATRSQLAARRWAAPPPGPALTTARTPTTPTAIRQMQPTALPHSSFSSSAHASSVPQIEEVSPPDHQSSSVQPRGQDSNNQWMVPTTVERLREGQGVLERVLRSIKMERVYKRSDGSTEKETDADRYEMQAASMASPMKSPHRYSPSVYSHQSSESHRQTDSPSFLQQTSNSPFRGSYSPSSGQSFYPRHVSQDYPPSSYPCRTPTPTSSSDSRPPVGSLHQQSGSCSVDGGHGYSSNHLKASLLNSSCLAGSPSPGPMPHGQTKTDSGAHASRGSQQQASRSMKSGSPGQAGSRLLPASGPTHYPQRGTSLSQFQHSPLQGPGVRTQSGSF; from the exons GCCCCACATGACCGTGAGCCGTGGGCTACGGCTCGGCGGCGCCCCACCTCTGAGTGGTCCGTCGCTGTAGTTGGGGACCCTGTAATTCCCCTCcttgcctctcctcctccccctcccccatcccatcccatcctgtccctccccttccccccctccccccccccctcttccccatCTCCCACGCGTCGCTGTGCCGGACGTCATGAGCATAGTAATCCGCGCTGGGAGTCACCACAGCCTGAAACGTCTTACTCAGATATGGCTGCTGGATCAGA CCCAGAGTCAGTTGAAGCAAGCCCTGCCGTGAATgaaaaaaactacaacaaccACAGCTGTGGCAGCGCACAGAGTCATGGGTATCGGGGACTACCATATGCT GATCACAACTATGGTGcgcgcccccctccccccaccccacccgccTCCCCGCTCTCCCAAACCATCATTCCCCGCATGGACCTCAACGGAGTGGTACGCAGCTTCTCCCGCTACCACGACGCCACCGGAGGACAACTCGGA GACAGCGACAGCTCCTCAGAAGAGGACGGGGCCGTGGCCAGCTGGTGTCACTGCAGCCTGACACCGGACGGCCTGCTCATCAAGTGTGACAACTGCAG tggactggacaggaggaaaggagcaGAAGGCCAACACAGAAAACCCGAAAATGTCTCCG CTGGTGAGAGCAGTGCCACCGAAAGTGGTGACGAAGAGGTGTCGCCCTCCACCATCTCCTACACCGCCACCCAGCATACACCCACCAGCATCAAACTCACCGTCAACCGGGTCAAAAGGAGCAAgtccaaaaagagaaagaagagcacAGAGAAGGCCCGTGGAACACAGAAGGGCAAGAAAGTCAAG GCTTTCAGAGAGGGTTCTAGGAAGTCCATGAGGATGAAG AACTCAACAACGGAGGCCAGCGTGCTGGATGAGAACACGGCAGAGGGATGGGAGAGCAGGATCCGCCAGTGGACGGACCAGTACGAGGAGGCTCTGGCCAATCAATACAGCGCCGACGTCCAGACACTCCTCCAGCTACACCGCGCTGCCAGCACCCCCATCTCAAAGGCGGAGAGCAACACATCGGCGTCCCCTTCCACCACACAGATCCACGCCTCAGTTGACACCATGGACACCATCAACCGCACTGAGCTGGCCTGTAACAACACTGTGCTGGGCTCACAGATGCAG CTCCAGTTGGGTCGGGTAACGCGTGTGCAGAAACACAGGAAGATCCTACGCGCAGCCAAGAACCTGGAACCAGACACGCTCATCATTGAATATCGGGGCAAGGTCATGCTCAAACAACAGTTTGAAGGGAATGGGCACTTCTTCAAAAA accCTACCCCTTTGTGCTGTTCTACTCCAAGTTTAATGACGTAGAGATGTGTGTCGATGCGAGGACCTTTGGAAATGACGCACGCTTCATCAGGAGGTCGTGTACACCCAATGCCGAG GTCCGGCACATGATTGCTGAAGGCATGATCCATCTGTGTATCTACGCCATCGGTCAAATCACAAAGGACGCTGAGGTCACCATTGGATTTGACTACGAGTTCAATAGCTG TAATTACAAAGTGGACTGTGCCTGCCATAAGGGCAACCAGAACTGCCCAGTGCAGAAGCACAACCTGAGCCCCAGGGAGAGCTTGCTCAGCGCCCCCTCACTGCTGCCGCCCTCCGCTCTGGCGGGCGCCGAGACCCGGCGGAGAAAAGCCCGCAGGAGAGAGCTAGAGAGCTGCCTCGCCAGTGACGGCAACCAGACCCTAAACCAGCACCAGGAGGCCAAAGAACTGCAGGGGACCAGTGacgcagag GAGAGACTGCTTGATGAGCTGAAcatggaagagggagaggaaggcgAGGTGGATGAAAACGGGGTCGCCATCTCCAGTAAAAGA ATGTGTAACAACCTGGAAAGGAGGCGCAAGAGAGTGGGAGGAGCAGAAGTCAAGGAGGAGGGTGTGGAAAGTGAGGACGGGGCGGGAAACCCTGCAGGGAACACTCCCACACCCCACAATGCCGGAGTGGGGGTCAGCACACGACGCTCCACTTATGTGATG GACCCGCCATCTACTGAAGAAAAGACCTCATTACCCAACCTTCCTGCTCCCATTGCACCCCCTAAACCCGCACGACCCACCAAGCCTCGGCCCAAAAGTCGAATCTCCCGCTACCGGTCAAGTTCGTCCCAGCGAGCACGGCGCCAGCGCCAAGCCCTCGCCCAGCaagcagcagccgcagcagcggcagcggcagcgatGGCAGCAACGCTGTCATCAGCTGACCAGGGTGCCTGTCTGGACGAGGAGGGATCTCAGGGCCCGTATGGTTCTGAACACGGCCACGGAGAGAGCGGTCTGGGTGGTCATCTCCTAGACGGAGATGGCCATGGTCTAAACTGTATAAATAGAGGCAACTCGCGTTACCCCAAGACCAAGAAG TACCTGGTTACAGAGTGGTTAAATGACAAGGTCCCTGGAGGGGAGAAGGTCCACCAAGAGGTGCCCATTGAGCGCCCTCTACGGATAACCACTGACCCCACGGTGCTGGCCACTACCCTCAACATGCTGCCGGGCCTCTCCCACACATCACTCATCTGCACCACGCCCAGACACTACGTCCGCTTCGGCTCCCCCTTCAACCCCGAGAGACGCCGGCCTCGCCCGCTCCAAATGGACGGCACTTACGGCTGCTACAAGAAG AGATGGATAAAGCAGGTGGAGGATGAGAGCTGTTCAGCCAGTGTGGAGGATGGcacagagtccacctcctctcagCAAAGTACCAGTAGCAGGTCCACCCCCAACCCCCTGTCAAGTG ATCTCAACGCACCGTTTAAGAAGCGGCGCTCTAAGTATGCGTCGGACACAACGGCAGCACCCTCGGACCACCTGCTTCGCCCGCTGTCGCCCATCACGCCGCCACTCCCGGAGGACTCCCTCCACCCGTCACTCCACAACCCCTGCGGCTCCCTGCTGCCCAACGGCCTGGTCTACTCGCCCATGCCCTCGCTGCCCGCCAGCCGCTGCAACACGCCGCTGCAATTCGAG AACATATCGTCCCCGGAGGCGTCTCCTGTTCATCGGCCAGAGTCCATCTCTCCTGAG CCGTGTCTTCAGACAGACTTTGAAATCTCTCGTCCTCAGTTCCCCGACCTGTCCCTCCCCTCCAGTTTGGAGAGCCCTATGGCGCTGACCTCGGATGACTTTTGCCTCCCTGGAGGCCCTTCAGGCCACGACTCACAGGGTCCATCATCTGTAGGAACAAGCTCCATAAACCCAGCGTCCTGTCCATCCTCAGACCTCGCTTCCCAACACAGAGAGCAGGCCTTCAGGACAGAGTTCAACCTCATATACACCTGCTCGCCCCTCAATGCAAACCTGGGCAACCCTGTGGCCATGGACCGACACCTCTCCCAGTCCGAAGGTGGCTTTTCTCCAGCAGAGTCCTTCCACAGCTCCATAAGCGGTCAGGGGCCGCTGGGAGACGCGGGCCCCGGCTCCATGTCGCCCTATGGCGAGCCTCACTATGGAGGAGGCTACCCGGATAGTGGCACGCCTCCTCACACCAGCAACCCACCGCAAAAGAAGAAG GTGTCTTTGCTGGAAGTACCGCAAGAGGGAAGCAGGGCAGCGGCCGCGACTCGGAGCCAACTGGCGGCTCGTCGCTGGGCGGCACCCCCACCCGGCCCTGCTCTCACTACAGCCAGGACTCCCACCACCCCCACTGCCATCAGGCAGATGCAGCCGACGGCCCTCCCAcacagctccttctcctcctcggcGCACGCCTCCTCCGTCCCGCAGATAGAGGAGGTCAGTCCTCCAGACCACCAGAGCTCGTCCGTGCAGCCCAGAGGCCAGGACAGCAACAACCAGTG GATGGTCCCCACTACTGTTGAACGTCTAAGGGAAGGTCAGGGGGTTCTGGAGCGAGTGCTGAGAAGCATCAAGATGGAGCGTGTTTACAAGAGGAGTGACGGTTCTACAGAGAAGGAAACTG ATGCAGATCGGTATGAGATGCAGGCCGCGTCCATGGCTTCTCCCATGAAGAGTCCACACAGATACAGTCCGTCTGTGTACTCACACCAG TCATCAGAAAGCCACCGGCAGACCGACAGCCCGTCGTTCCTCCAGCAGACCTCCAACTCTCCATTCCGGGGTTCCTACAGTCCCTCATCAGGCCAGAGCTTCTACCCACGCCACGTGTCCCAGGACTACCCTCCATCCTCCTACCCCTGtcgcacccccacccccacctcctcctcggaCTCCCGGCCGCCAGTGGGCTCTCTACACCAGCAGAGTGGCAGCTGTAGCGTGGATGGAGGCCACGGCTACAGCAGCAACCACTTAAAAGCGAGCCTTTTGAACAGCAGCTGCTTAGCGGGGTCTCCCAGTCCGGGACCCATGCCCCACGGGCAGACTAAGACAGACTCGGGCGCCCATGCCTCCAGAGGGAGTCAGCAGCAGGCATCTCGCAGCATGAAGTCGGGCAGCCCCGGGCAGGCTGGCTCCAGGCTGCTGCCGGCCAGCGGACCGACACACTACCCACAGAGAGGGACGAGCCTCAGTCAGTTCCAGCACTCCCCTCTCCAGGGACCCGGAGTACGGACACAGTCAGGAAGCTTTTAG